TGGGCGGACCGTCGAGGCCGATCAGGCGGGAGCGGCCACCACCTCAACCAGGGGAGCCAAGGCCAAGAGCGCCAGGTCTGAGAGCGCTAGGTCCGAGAGCGCCAGGTCTGAGAGCGCTAGGTCCGAGAGCGCCAGGTCTGAGAGCCCCAGGACGGAGAAGGCCAGGACGGAGAAGGCCAGGACTGAGGCGAATGCCGAAGCTGGTGTGGTGTCCGCGGCTGGGACGGCGCCCGAGATGTCGGGCGTCACGGCGGCCGCACCGTCCAAGGCTTCCGACGAAGAGATGGCAGAACTCGAGGCCGGACTGTTGGCCGGGTTCGGCCTGGACCCCCGTGACATGCCGTCGTTCGGGGAGAGCGGACCGGGCGCGGAGGGTCAGCAGGGCGCGGAGGGTCGGCAGGGTGTGAAGGGCCGACTGGACGCGGAGGGCCGGCCTGGCACGGAGAGTCGACTGGGCGCAGAGAACCTTCAGCAGACCAACCCGGTGACAGCGACAACCGACGCGTCGGACCGGACCAGGGCGGAAGGCTACCGGCCGGCAACGCAGGATCAAGCGGCGTCTCTCGGTACACCCCTGGTTCCCCAGGTCCAACTGCCGCCCACGGTGCAAGCACCCCCGGAGCCCGCTCAGCCACGGCAGAAACGCCAGCAGCAGGTGTCCGCGCCGCTGAACCCCTCTCCGCCTGAGGCCTATAGCGAGACCGGGACTCATAGCGAGACCGGGACTCATAGCGAGACCGGGACTCATAGCGAGACCGGGACTCATAGCGAGACCGGGACTCATAGCGAGACCGGGACCCATAGCGAGACCACGACCTACAGCGAGACCGAGACCTACGCCCCGACCGGGACCTACAACCCGTCCGGGGCTCAGTCGCATGGTGAGCCCTACGACCAGGCCGCGCCCACCGCGCAAACCGGCTACGCCTCCCGGAACGTGGCTACCCGGGCCGAGATGCCGGCGATCGACCCGAGCGACGTGGACGACGAACCCGCCTGGGTGATCGAGCCTCCGGCCGCGTCCGTCATGGTTCCGGTCACTACTTCGGCGCCGATCTCGGAGAGCGCCGAAGTGGCGCAGGTGTCGTTCCAGGAACTTCTGGGCCGTCCCGGGTCCGAACGGCAGGCGTCCCGCAACCGTATTGGTCACGGCGGTCAGCCCCGGCACTCGGGCCGATCCAGCGTTTCGGGTCAGGCTGGCGTTTCGGGTCAGGCCAGTGCTTCGGGTCAGGCCAGTGCTTCGGGCCAGGCCCGCACTTCACGGCGGCCCGGCCGCTCTGATCAGGTTTTCGACCAGGCCGCTGATACCGCCCGGGTAGCCGGCGCGACCCCGGAAAACAGTTCTGGTGGGACGGGTACGTCCAGCGAACCAGGTAGTTCCGGTCGAACCCGCCCGGCGGGTGCCACAGCGCAGACCAGTCGCTCCGGCCCGGTGGACAGTCCTAGCCAGGCAGACACTTCAGACCGGGCAAGCGGTTCAGCTCAGGCAAGACGTTCGAGCGAGGGAAACAGCTCAGGTCCAGTAGACGGTTCCGGCCAGGTAAAGGGGTCGGCCCAGGGAAGTGGTTCGGGGCAGGGACGTGGTTCGGGCCAGGTAGGCAGCCCGGGGCAGGTACACGGTTCGGGGCAGGCCAGAGATACGGGCTCGGTAGACCATTCACGTCGGGCAGGCAGTTCTGAGCGGGACGGCAGTCCGGATCAGACCGGTCAGCCGGACCGGACCGCCGCGACCTACAGCCAGGCCGACCTCGACCAGGCCCTGCTGAGACGGGCTAATCTCGAGCGGGCCGACCTGGACCAGCATCTGGAACAGCGTGAGTCGGATGACGAAGCGACAGATCCCGAGTCCACGCTCACCACCACCGATCTTGACGCGGCAAGGCTGAGCGCCAGGGTTGCGGCGAGACGTCGGGCGCGCAGTATGACGGTGCTTCTGGTTTCGACCATGGGAGCCTGGGTCTTTGCCTTGGTGGGACCGGTACCCCTCTTCGTCCCGATTGCTGTAACTCTCCTGCTGGCGGCCAACGGTGTCGCCTCGCGGACTGCCGCCGTGCGTAGCCGGGAGACGCTCACCATGCTCGCCGCGCACCTGTACGCCGCCGAGATGGCCCGCGAGCACGCAGAGCGCCGCCGCCAGACCGCGGCCCGACTGCGCGCCCGGGCGGAGGCTGAAGCAGAGGCCGCCAAACCGGTGCCGGAGCGTGTGTCCCGCCGCAACGCCGCGGTCACCGGCGACACCTGGGATCCGGTACCCGTGCCGAAGCCCACCTATCAGCTCAAGCCAGCGGTGCACCGTAGGCCACCTCCGCCCCTGGAAGAGCCGGTGGAGAAGCCGCAGACACCGGCCGCCTCCGACCAGTCGCGCAGCACGATGCCGCGACGGGCAGCCGACATCGAGCGCATCCTCAAGCTCGACGAAGACCCGGAACGTCCCCGCGCGGTCAACGAGTAGTTCTCCGCAATGGGATGTACCGGGGTGCCGTGACGGATCGAGTCGCGGAGGCCGCCCGTCGCGGTGGCCGTTCTGGGTCGGCCAGGAGACTGCACCGGTCAAGGACACCCGGCGGACCGGTCGGCCGATGCATAGCAGTCCTGGACGGATCAGCGCTCGCATGGGTTCCCGGCGAGGGTCGCCTCAGGCATCAAGGACGCCCTGACGGCGCAGACTTTCATAGGCATGGCTATCTCCGGAGTCCGGTTCACACGATGACTGGGTTCACACGATGACTGGGTTCACACGATGACTGGGTTCGCAGGATGACCGGGTTCGCAAGATGACTGGTGCGGGCGGCGGCAGGTGCGGTGATGCTGTTCAGAAGGGCGGCTCCCCCGGGTCTTCTTCCTGGACTTCAGATGCAGGACCAACACGGGGATCGAGTCGCATCAGTTCCTTCTCCCAATCCTCGTGGCGGATGCGGTCCCGGGTGGCGCGGTCGGGTTCGCCGGGTAGCGGTTCGGGAATCTCGATGTGGTGCTGGCCCAGGCGGCTGCGCCATTCGATGGTTCCTTCTGGATAGGGCTCGTCGGGGCGGGTCAGGCGCGGTGTCCAGGCTGCGTGGGTCTTGAGGCGATGGTGGAATCGGCACAGCGGGACAAGGTTGCAGGGGCAGGACTTTCCACCTTTGGCGAAGGGAATGGCATGGTCGACGTCGCATTGTGCGGCGTCGCGGCCACAGCCGGGGTGGACACACTGCTGGAAGCGTCCCAGGACTTTGTCGATGACGCTCTGGCGCGGTTTGTAGCGGGGTGAGGTCTCGGTGCAGTTGGCTTGATCGCCCGGTCCGTGGGCGTGTTGACCGGTAGTCCCATGGACCGGGATGACGATGACCTGGCCGGCTTGGCGGGCGATCTCCCGGGCGAGGTCGGCGGGGATGGTGCCGGATCGTTTGAGTTCGCCGGGCAGATCGTTGGTTCCTCGCAGAGTGTCGA
The Kineosporia sp. NBRC 101731 DNA segment above includes these coding regions:
- a CDS encoding HNH endonuclease signature motif containing protein, producing the protein MPDHRSLPDAAGATAHPHSSKDREPSDTQATSDAPIPSHASTSPVPPTTSDGADPSDDSPSSDLVTTDTPAVLGWWLPPSLPSQQGRKPVLVVTISLDTLRGTNDLPGELKRSGTIPADLAREIARQAGQVIVIPVHGTTGQHAHGPGDQANCTETSPRYKPRQSVIDKVLGRFQQCVHPGCGRDAAQCDVDHAIPFAKGGKSCPCNLVPLCRFHHRLKTHAAWTPRLTRPDEPYPEGTIEWRSRLGQHHIEIPEPLPGEPDRATRDRIRHEDWEKELMRLDPRVGPASEVQEEDPGEPPF